A segment of the Bacillus sp. es.034 genome:
AGGGACCCCTTTACACAGGGTCTCCTCCCTCCTTATTGACTGAATCAGATTTCCATTTCCCAACGCTCTGCCTGCGTCTGTTTCAACTGTCTTTCCGTTTCTTGCGGATAAACCGTACGGAATTTATGGTTTTCAGCAGGGATGATTTCAATCATCTTTTGAATCATATCTTCAGGATCGAACTGATCTTCCAATCCTTTCTGCTGTTCGAGAATATCTTCTTTTCTCGTGTAGTTCTTCTCGTCATCGAACCATTTCCAGATTTCTTCCCCGCTCCGCTTATTGAATCCGGTTTCGAAGGCCCCTGGATTGATGGTGGCGACTTTCACTCCAAACTCTTCAAGCTCGGACTTCAAGGTTTGGGCAATCCCTTCAATCGCATGTTTGGTTGCCGTATATGGACCGACATAAGGAGTTGCGGAGATCCCGGCCATGGAACTCATGAACACGATTTTCCCGCTGCCTTTCTTCACAAGCTTCTGTGCCGCCAATTGAACCGTTTCCAGGGTGGCGAACACATTCACTTCAAAGAGGGCACGAAAACGATCCATCGGCACTTCCCCGAGTGGTCCCCCTTCATTGATGGCCGCATTGGCTACGAAGACATCAAACTCATACTTCAATATTTGCTCGCGATCCCTTGCGTTCGTTATATCAAGCTTAAATACCTCCATATTCAAGCCTTGTTCATCCGCTTCTCTCATTAGGTCGGTCTTTTGCGAGGTAAGCTCTGTCGTCGCAATGACACGGTGGCCCTTCTTCGCAAGACCAAGAGACGCTCCCTTGGCGAGACCGCTTCCCGCGCCAGTAATGAAAATTGTTTTACCCATTCTGTTTCCTCCTTGGCAATCTAGTATAATATGTTCTTCCCTTTAACAGAATCAGTAAAACTTTTTCAATATAAAAGGGACCGACTACGGGTCGGTCCCTACAAGATGTATTACTTCATCTCTCTAATATACTCTTTTACCACTTCATACACATACCCCTGGTTCGCAGCTGCTGTGTCGGGATTGTATGCTCCGCCGTTTGTTTTGTTATTTGATAGAACACGGATTCCAAGGAAAGGTACATCATATGCCCCGGCGATCTGTGCCGCCGCTGCCCCTTCCATTTCCTCTACGGATGTACCGTATTTGTCATGGAACCATTGGATGCGGTCCACTTCGTTATTCCACACGTCAGCAGAACCGATTGTTCCTTCGACGACCTTGCCTTTTTTATATGTATCTTTAACGGCATCAGCCGCTGCAAGCAGTGCCTCGTCACCATCATAATAGCGGATTTTTTCTGCATTCGGGTCTTCCCCCGCACTTCCTTCAGATGCCATCAGGTCCATCGGCTTCCAGGCTGTAGGTTCGATTCCTTCTTCATCTGCCATGCTCCCGGTTTTTAACGAACCCAGATTGACGGTTCTTTCACCGAGTACGATATCAAACACGTTCAATGCCGGATCATGACCGCCTGAAGTCCCTTGATTGATGATGGCGATGGGATCATATTTTTCAATGGCCACAGCCGTGGCCGCTGCCGTATTTTCCATTCCTTTACCCGTCTTGGCAACTATGACCGGGTAGCCGTCCACCGTTCCTTTATAAAAAACGAATGAGCCGGATGTTTCTTCTTTCACATTTTTCAGTTTCCCTGCAAACTTTTCAGCTTCAATCGGCATCGGCCCCTGAATCAGGATCGGCTGCTCTTCTTTTTTTTCTTTCGCTTCCGTTTGATTGGATGAACTGCAGCCTGTAAAAACAGATAATGCGAGTACAGATACTGCTGCGAATGATGCGATTTTCTTTTTCATGTGAATCTCTCCCTTTTCTTGGTGATTGGAACCCGCTGATTTTGGTCAAAAGAAAAAGACCTGTCATGGTAGAGTGCATCTACACGTTCCAGATCTCAGAAGTCAAAGTAAAAGCAAAAACGGCAAAAAAACCGTAAAAACCGAATACTTCAACCCGTAGTCCGGTTCTTGAAATGGGAACCGGGTAGAAACGCTCAGACCATATTACTGAGGATATACGAGTAACGATATGTAATGGTGGTACGGTGTTACTATAACAAACCCTCCACTTTAAATCAACAAAAAATACGAATTTTATTTTAAAAAATTAAGTTAATGTTCGTGTTTAAAGGAAGTCTCTCTTTCAGTTTGGAAGCGTTACATTTGAATTCCTATTGTAGAATACTATAATAAAAGAAAAATGAAGAGGTGAAGACGATGAAAATCGGTCTTATCGGATTAGGGGATATTGCGAAGAAAGCTTATCTTCCTGTCCTATCTGAAAAAGAAGGCATTGAATTGGTCCTTTGCACAAGAAATGCCGAGACGTTGCATACCCTTGGAGATAAATACCGGGTGGCGGAGAGGGTTCAGACGGTAGAAGAATTGATTGCTGCAGACATAGACGCTGCCTTCGTCAGTACAGCCACTGAAGCCCACTATGAAATATCTGAGAAGCTCCTGGAGAATGGCATTCATGTATACATAGACAAACCGATTTCCCTGACCTTCGGGGAAACGAAGCGAATCGTCCAGCTTGCAAAAGACAGCGGAAAAATCGCCATGGTCGGATTCAATCGGCGCTTCATCCCCAAAGTAAAGGAACTGAAAGAGCATGGGAAACCGAGCTTCCTCCTGATGCAAAAAAACCGGTTCGCTGCCCCGGATGAGCCTAGGAGATTCGTCGTCGAAGATTTCATCCATGTCGTCGATACCCTTCGTTTCCTGATGGATTCAGATGTGTTGGATGTGAAGGTTCAATCCTTTAAAAGAGGAGATCTCCTTCACCATCTCGTCATACAGCTCATCGGTGAGGACTGTACGGCAGTCGGCATCATGAATCGGGACGGCGGGGTGACGGAAGAAATCATTGAATACTCTGCGGGACATCATAAATACGTCGTCGACAGTCTTGTAGAAACGACTCACTATCACAACAAAGAAAAAAGTGTTACTTCTTTTGGCGACTGGGAACCGACACTGTATAAACGTGGATTCTATGACCTTATCGATCACTTCCTCGACTGTGTGGAAAAAGGACATCAGCCTGATCCTTCCATCGAGGATTCTTTGATCACCCATGAGATTTGTGAACGGATTGTGGGAATGATCGACTAATTGAACGAAGGGGGCTTGCCATTGGGGGATGGTGCACGTAACCGGTCCCCACTGTCTTGCCAAAGAGAGGTTTTCTATTCAATACTAGTAGCCATCATTATAAAAGGCCCAAGTGGTGTAACACTTGGGCCTTTGCATGTTAGCATATGGAGACTACCTCCACCTCTTCGCCAACGCCTCAATATCCCCCGGATGTGTGCGGCAGCAGCCACCAACGATACGGGCACCCGCTTCGTACAAAACTACTGAATCCTCATCAAACGCACAACAAGCTCCCTCCCCATTCCACGTTTTCGTTTCAGCATCGTACGTTTCCCCCGAGTTCGGGTACACGATGATTGGCTTGTCAGTATGTCTGTTTAGTACGCTCATCGCAAGCTTAGCCGCAGGAATCGGTGTACAATTCACACCAATCGCAGCGATTTGTTCATGATCATTGAACACCCGCGCGCACTCTTGAATCCCCGTGCCATCACTTATTGTCTCTCCATCCTTTAATGAAAAAGACAGCCAGGCGCAAGTTTCCGGAAATTCTTTTAAAAGCGAAGCGAGGACTTTTGCTTCCTGCAAGGATGGGATGGTTTCAAATGCCAGCACATCAGCACCCGCCTCTACTAATGCCTTGATTCTCGGATAATGGAAATCTGTTAAAAGGTGATCACTTACACCATAGTTCCCTACATATTCAGAGCCGTCAGCCAGGTATGCCCCGTAAGGTCCTACAGAACCGGCGACAATTGGTTTCTGCCGATTCGTTTTTCCCTTCTCTTTCTCCCAGAAGTCATCCCGTGCCTTCTTGGCGAGATATACAGTCTTCTTGATTAAATCCAACGCTTCCGGTTTCTCTATTCCGCGCTTTCTGAAACCATCCACCGTTGCCTGGTAGCTGGCTGTAATGGCACAATCGGCTCCTGCACGGAAATAATCAGCATGAACCTTCTCAATCGCTTCCGGCTTTTCTAGGAGGACACGTGCTGACCAAAGGGGATCATTTAAATCACAGCCATGGGATTCCAGCTCTGTGGCTAATGCCCCATCCAAAATAATTAGGGATTGCGTTTGTAACATCACCTCAATGGGATTCAGCTTCAGTTGATTCGACATGTCCTGTACCTCTTTTCTTCACGTATAGTGTTAGATAATAGCTTCCATAGCAGACCGCGATAAACGGGATCCCGCAATAAAGGGCGATCCTCTGAGTGGGATCAAAGGCAATGCCGATGCAGGAAGCGAGACAAAGCAGAAACGACGCAACGGGAACAAGTGGATAGAGCGGCGTCCGATAAGCAAGTTCCTTCACATCATTCCCTTCCCTTATGTACTGTCTACGAAATAGAAATTGGGCAGCACTGATGCTCATCCACACGATGACTACCGCTAAACCTGAGACCGAAACCAATACGATGTAGACCGTTCCCGGTGCAATGATGCTTGAAAGCAGGGCAAGTCCCCCACCAAGCATGCTGCATACCATCGCATTAAGAGGAACTCCCCTATCAGTCAATTTGGCAAAAATCGGTGAGATGGTTTGCTTATCTGCCAGCGACCATAGCATTCTGGAAGAAGCATACAGACCTGAGTTTGCCGCTGATAAGATAGCCGTGATGATGACAAAATTCATGATATCGGCGGCATACGGGATTCCAATCCGTCCAAGCACTGCGACAAAAGGGCTTTCCAATACACCTGCTGACTGGCTCGGTAATAATGCCGATAATACGACAATCGTCCCTACATAAAAGAGAATCAATCTCACAAGCGTAGTGCGGATGGCTTTAGGAATCGATTTTGATGGATTCTCTGTTTCTCCCGCCGCTACCCCGATTAATTCTGTTCCTGAAAAAGCAAAATTTACGGCAAGCATGGTCATCAAGATAGCAAATGCCCCGTTCGGAAATAACCCTGAATTTGTGATATTCGAGAAAAATGGAGCAGGCTCTGAATGACCGAGGGGAATGAACCCGACGATCGCCCCTGCCCCGATCACAATAAACGCCACAATCGCAATCACTTTCACTAAAGAAAACCAAAATTCAGATTCAGCAAAAAAACGCACCGACAATGCATTAAAGAAAAAGATCAACGCAGCGAAGACCGCGCTCCAAATCCATACACTAATCGAAGGGAACCACCGCTGCATCATCAAGCCGGCCGCCGTGAACTCCGACCCCAAAGCCACCGTCCATGTCAGCCAATATAACCAGCCCACCGTGTAACCGGTCCCCGGACCAATGAATTTTGCAGCATAACTATGAAAGGATCCGGTCTCCGGCATATGGACAGAGAGCTCGCCTAAACACAGCATCACGAGATACACCACCAGCGCCCCGATCAAATAAGCAAGGATCGTCCCAAACGGTCCAGCCTGATGAATGGTATAACCCGAACTCAAGAAAAGCCCGGTTCCGATCACCCCTCCAAGACTCAGCATCACTAAATGCCGTGTCTTCATCTTTCTTTTGAAACTCTGTCCTGTGTTTTCCATACAAACACCCTTCCTTCTAAGTTGATTGAGGTATGGGTGAACAAACAAAAAACGCACCCTGAACGAGTGCGTCACCGACAAATAAAAGATTGCTCCTATCTATCAGGGTTTAAATCACCCGCTGGAATTAGCACAGTATCTTCACAGACCTGTTGCTGAGGCTTCAAAGGGCCAGTCCCTCCACCTCTCTGGATAAGAAAATATTTTGATTTTTTAAAACTCTATCAATATATCGGAATAATGTCAAGACCATGAAACGGATGAAGAGCTCAGCCCATCCAATGGTTACATAAAGGAATAAAAAGGGAACAACTATAGTAAAAAGGAGAAACTGCCATGCCAGAAGGTCCCGAAATCAGAAGAGCAGCCGATAACGTTGAGCGTGCTCTTAAAAATAGAACTGTGGAAGATGTGTATTTTGCCTTCCCTCATTTAAGAGACTATGAAGATTTGCTGAAGGGGTCTATCGTGACCAGAGTCGATACAAAAGGAAAAGCCATGCTCATCCGCTTTAATAATGGCTATACGATTTACTCCCACAATCAACTCTATGGAAAATGGTATATCCGCAGCTTGTACAATTATCCGAAGACCAATCGACAGCTCCGCCTCGCCCTGCATAACGAAAAGAAATCAGCACTCCTCTACAGTGCATCGGATATCGAAGTCCTCCGTGATGAAGAAGTGCCAGAACATCCCTTCATCTCAAAAGTCGGGCCGGACCTTTTAAGTGAAGATGTAACAGCCGATGAGCTTGTAGTGAGGATGAAGGACAAACGATTCCGAAACCGCAAATGGTCGATTCTACTGTTGGATCAGGGCTTTGTGGCAGGAATCGGGAATTATTTAAGATCAGAGATCATGTTTGTCGCAGGCATTCATCCTTCTCTTCGCCCGGCTGATTGTACGGAAGAGCAATTAAATAAAACTGCACACGCCATCATTGATTTGGTGAAGCAATCGTATGAAACAGGCGGTATCACGAATGACCCCAAACTTGCCGAAAAGCTAAAATCAGAAGGTGTGAAGCGTTCCCGGTACCGGCACTGGGTGTTTAATCGCGAAGGAGCATCATGCTTCATTTGCGGAAGTGAAATTGAGAAAATCGTGGCGGCTTCAAGAAGATTGTACTATTGCCCGGGTTGTCAGAATACCCAAAACCCAAAAGATGTCTGACCCTTTATATTTGGATCAGACACCTTATTACATCACCTATTCGGTACTCCGGTTAATCGCTTCTTTCATGGAAATCCCTTTTAATTTCCGATGATTCAGCCACAGGGATACATAATACGAAATGATGATGATACTAAAACTGATGAAGACACTCATCCAATCCAGCCTGACAGGAATCGTGACATTCATTTCTGAAGTAATCGAATTCATAAAGGCTGAAATTGAGAAAACAGTCACAGGAATGCCTATCACATACCCAAGGATGATGAACCAAATATTATAGCCGATCATCATCTTCATAATCGAATTCTCCCGATAACCGATGACTTTCATGAGTGAAATTTTGAAGGAATTTTCCTCAATTAATAATGAAATCAATATATAGATGATGATAATTGCAATGATGGCTGCAACAAGGGCAATCGCTGCCACACCATAGTTCAAAGGCTTAATCATTTCCTTGAAGCCGTCAATTGTATCAGATGATTTTGTCGTCGAGACAATCTGATCTTCCGGTAAGTTGAGTTCTTTGTTTGAATAAATCTCCGTATAACTTCCAGAAGGATAACCATTTAATCGGTTGAATTCATCAAGTGGCATATAAATCATATTTCCAAGATACGATTCAGCGATGTGATCAATGGTGAGAGTAAAGGATTTTTCCGTCAATTCATTTTTCACATGAATCGAATCCCCCTCTTGAATCCCTAATTTATCTGAGAGGGATTTATTCATGATTACTGAATCGAATGTAATTTTTTCTCTGCTTGAGTCCTGCAATCGAATGGCTGTATTATCCGGCTTCAGGCCCGTGATCGTCACGTTCTCCTTATCTATCGTAAATGGTGCCACAGCACCGATCTGTCCCGAGTCAGGTTCTGTGGTCTGTGGAGCTTTGAATAGATAGCTATACTCATAGTCGTACACTTGTTGAAAATTATCGGTCACCAGGTACTCCATCGAATTCTTGGTGACGAACCCGAACAACAATAATAATGTGGCAAACATCACACCTATGATCAAAAACAGTGCCCTGGGAAGATTTCTAATGATTTCCCTGATCACGAATTTCCGCCGGAACGGCAGCTTCTTCATTTTAAACAACCGCTCCAGCCTGCTCACTTTGACTTTTCGTTCCCCACCTTTTATCAAACTCACCGGCGGGATTTTCAAGACACGGTGAACCAGGTAATAGGTGAACGGGATGAACAGCACCAGCGGCAGAAAAATACTCACAAGTAAATACCCCACATGCAGTTTCACATCCAGTACGGGCAGATTATAATAAGCTGCAAAAGTGGATAGCAAGGGATGCAGGAATACCCATCCAAGGATCGTACCGACCACACTTCCTGTGGTGGCGAGAACTCCGGCGTAAGAAAGATAGTGACGGATAATTTCCCTTTTCCTGTAGCCGAGGGCATACAATGTACCGATCTGTACATATTCCTTCTTCATTAAGCGCCACAATAATATAAGAATGATCACCATACTAATGAATAAAATGCCTATCGGAAGAAATTGTCCCATCTTTTTGACACCGGCAATATCCCCTTTGATGAAGGAAATACGATTATTATCTTTTTTATCCGTCCATTTAATGATCTGATTCGTTTGATTGATCTGCTTTTTCAGTTCTTCCGGGGAAGCATCCGATAGACGGACACTATAGTAAATCCGGTGATTTTCCCACTGGGATAAAACAGATGGTTTCACGACGGCGACACCGAATGCATCCGGATTTTTCAGGAAGCCTGCTTCATCCTTTAATGGATAGATGTAATCCGGAATCGCCATATAGCCTGTAACATGGAACGTTTCCCCTCCCAGTTCAACCTCGTGTCCAATCGTCACATCATGGGCTTTGGCGAAACCTTTATCCACTAATATATCACGGTCCGAAGATAGATTTCCCCCTTCCACTACAGTAGAAAGATTGACGTCATCCGTCTCATCCAACAATCTGAGAGTCGAATCTTTACTATATGGAAGATCGATTGCAATCCTTTGCTCGATTTCTGCGCCACTTTCCTTTTCAATTTCTTCGATGTCATTCAAAGGCTGTTGTGTCATGAACTGAGCATCTTCTACTTTATTCTCGTTAAAAAAAATCTGTAGATTATCAATGAGATTTGCTCCGGCTGCTGTGAATGCGTAAAATACGATGGAGCTGATGACAATCAGAAACCACGCTGAAAAGAACTGCGCCTTTTTTTCCATTATGGTCCGAAAAAGCTTTTTCCGAAGAGGCATCACCACTCAACCCCTTCAGCGGAGGTTTGATGTTCATTGACAAAGTCGGATTCTACCTTTCCATCTTTCAGTGTGATGACCCGGTTCGCCATGCTTTTGATTGCTTGGTTGTGGGTGATGATAAGGACTGTCGTGTTAAATTCTTTATTCACTTTCTCGATCAACTGCAGAATTTCTTTCGATGTGCCTGAATCCAATGCCCCTGTCGGTTCGTCACATAATAATAGTTTCGGAGCCTTCACGACGGCACGGGCAATCGAGACCCGCTGCTGTTGCCCACCGCTTAGTTCACGAGGGAAGCGATCCTCCATCCCCGACAACCCCACGGCATGGATCACCTCCGGAATAGACATTGCCTCCCGACTGATATTCGCCGTCAATTCGATATTTTCATAAACCGTTAAATTTGGGATCAAATTATACATTTGAAAGACAAAGCCAACGTCTTCCCTTCTATAATCCACAAGGTCTCGATCACTCAATCGGCCAATATCTTTCTTATTGACCTCAATGCTCCCGGAATCAATTGCATCAATGCCTCCAATGGCATTCAACAACGTGGACTTCCCGGAACCCGATGGACCGAGGATGACGACTATCTCACCCTCCTTCACCTCTACATGAATATCCGTCAGTGCCTGAAAGGTCGTTTGGCCGCTTTGATACGTTTTATGAACTCCATTGATGCTCAAGACGCTCATGTTCATTCCTTCTTTCCCGGTTTCATTTTTCCTTCAAATAAAAATCGTATGTGCCTCGCCAACTGTTCCTTATAAGCTTCATGATCCATTTCTTCGTTATACATATAGAACATCGTATCGGACATGGCTGCACTATAGATGGCGTAAGCCGCTTCTTCTGGATCA
Coding sequences within it:
- a CDS encoding SDR family oxidoreductase; this translates as MGKTIFITGAGSGLAKGASLGLAKKGHRVIATTELTSQKTDLMREADEQGLNMEVFKLDITNARDREQILKYEFDVFVANAAINEGGPLGEVPMDRFRALFEVNVFATLETVQLAAQKLVKKGSGKIVFMSSMAGISATPYVGPYTATKHAIEGIAQTLKSELEEFGVKVATINPGAFETGFNKRSGEEIWKWFDDEKNYTRKEDILEQQKGLEDQFDPEDMIQKMIEIIPAENHKFRTVYPQETERQLKQTQAERWEMEI
- a CDS encoding 5'-methylthioadenosine/S-adenosylhomocysteine nucleosidase; amino-acid sequence: MKKKIASFAAVSVLALSVFTGCSSSNQTEAKEKKEEQPILIQGPMPIEAEKFAGKLKNVKEETSGSFVFYKGTVDGYPVIVAKTGKGMENTAAATAVAIEKYDPIAIINQGTSGGHDPALNVFDIVLGERTVNLGSLKTGSMADEEGIEPTAWKPMDLMASEGSAGEDPNAEKIRYYDGDEALLAAADAVKDTYKKGKVVEGTIGSADVWNNEVDRIQWFHDKYGTSVEEMEGAAAAQIAGAYDVPFLGIRVLSNNKTNGGAYNPDTAAANQGYVYEVVKEYIREMK
- a CDS encoding Gfo/Idh/MocA family oxidoreductase, with translation MKIGLIGLGDIAKKAYLPVLSEKEGIELVLCTRNAETLHTLGDKYRVAERVQTVEELIAADIDAAFVSTATEAHYEISEKLLENGIHVYIDKPISLTFGETKRIVQLAKDSGKIAMVGFNRRFIPKVKELKEHGKPSFLLMQKNRFAAPDEPRRFVVEDFIHVVDTLRFLMDSDVLDVKVQSFKRGDLLHHLVIQLIGEDCTAVGIMNRDGGVTEEIIEYSAGHHKYVVDSLVETTHYHNKEKSVTSFGDWEPTLYKRGFYDLIDHFLDCVEKGHQPDPSIEDSLITHEICERIVGMID
- the mmuM gene encoding homocysteine S-methyltransferase; the protein is MSNQLKLNPIEVMLQTQSLIILDGALATELESHGCDLNDPLWSARVLLEKPEAIEKVHADYFRAGADCAITASYQATVDGFRKRGIEKPEALDLIKKTVYLAKKARDDFWEKEKGKTNRQKPIVAGSVGPYGAYLADGSEYVGNYGVSDHLLTDFHYPRIKALVEAGADVLAFETIPSLQEAKVLASLLKEFPETCAWLSFSLKDGETISDGTGIQECARVFNDHEQIAAIGVNCTPIPAAKLAMSVLNRHTDKPIIVYPNSGETYDAETKTWNGEGACCAFDEDSVVLYEAGARIVGGCCRTHPGDIEALAKRWR
- the mmuP gene encoding S-methylmethionine permease — translated: MENTGQSFKRKMKTRHLVMLSLGGVIGTGLFLSSGYTIHQAGPFGTILAYLIGALVVYLVMLCLGELSVHMPETGSFHSYAAKFIGPGTGYTVGWLYWLTWTVALGSEFTAAGLMMQRWFPSISVWIWSAVFAALIFFFNALSVRFFAESEFWFSLVKVIAIVAFIVIGAGAIVGFIPLGHSEPAPFFSNITNSGLFPNGAFAILMTMLAVNFAFSGTELIGVAAGETENPSKSIPKAIRTTLVRLILFYVGTIVVLSALLPSQSAGVLESPFVAVLGRIGIPYAADIMNFVIITAILSAANSGLYASSRMLWSLADKQTISPIFAKLTDRGVPLNAMVCSMLGGGLALLSSIIAPGTVYIVLVSVSGLAVVIVWMSISAAQFLFRRQYIREGNDVKELAYRTPLYPLVPVASFLLCLASCIGIAFDPTQRIALYCGIPFIAVCYGSYYLTLYVKKRGTGHVESTEAESH
- the nei gene encoding endonuclease VIII produces the protein MPEGPEIRRAADNVERALKNRTVEDVYFAFPHLRDYEDLLKGSIVTRVDTKGKAMLIRFNNGYTIYSHNQLYGKWYIRSLYNYPKTNRQLRLALHNEKKSALLYSASDIEVLRDEEVPEHPFISKVGPDLLSEDVTADELVVRMKDKRFRNRKWSILLLDQGFVAGIGNYLRSEIMFVAGIHPSLRPADCTEEQLNKTAHAIIDLVKQSYETGGITNDPKLAEKLKSEGVKRSRYRHWVFNREGASCFICGSEIEKIVAASRRLYYCPGCQNTQNPKDV
- a CDS encoding ABC transporter permease, whose amino-acid sequence is MPLRKKLFRTIMEKKAQFFSAWFLIVISSIVFYAFTAAGANLIDNLQIFFNENKVEDAQFMTQQPLNDIEEIEKESGAEIEQRIAIDLPYSKDSTLRLLDETDDVNLSTVVEGGNLSSDRDILVDKGFAKAHDVTIGHEVELGGETFHVTGYMAIPDYIYPLKDEAGFLKNPDAFGVAVVKPSVLSQWENHRIYYSVRLSDASPEELKKQINQTNQIIKWTDKKDNNRISFIKGDIAGVKKMGQFLPIGILFISMVIILILLWRLMKKEYVQIGTLYALGYRKREIIRHYLSYAGVLATTGSVVGTILGWVFLHPLLSTFAAYYNLPVLDVKLHVGYLLVSIFLPLVLFIPFTYYLVHRVLKIPPVSLIKGGERKVKVSRLERLFKMKKLPFRRKFVIREIIRNLPRALFLIIGVMFATLLLLFGFVTKNSMEYLVTDNFQQVYDYEYSYLFKAPQTTEPDSGQIGAVAPFTIDKENVTITGLKPDNTAIRLQDSSREKITFDSVIMNKSLSDKLGIQEGDSIHVKNELTEKSFTLTIDHIAESYLGNMIYMPLDEFNRLNGYPSGSYTEIYSNKELNLPEDQIVSTTKSSDTIDGFKEMIKPLNYGVAAIALVAAIIAIIIIYILISLLIEENSFKISLMKVIGYRENSIMKMMIGYNIWFIILGYVIGIPVTVFSISAFMNSITSEMNVTIPVRLDWMSVFISFSIIIISYYVSLWLNHRKLKGISMKEAINRSTE
- a CDS encoding ABC transporter ATP-binding protein, giving the protein MSVLSINGVHKTYQSGQTTFQALTDIHVEVKEGEIVVILGPSGSGKSTLLNAIGGIDAIDSGSIEVNKKDIGRLSDRDLVDYRREDVGFVFQMYNLIPNLTVYENIELTANISREAMSIPEVIHAVGLSGMEDRFPRELSGGQQQRVSIARAVVKAPKLLLCDEPTGALDSGTSKEILQLIEKVNKEFNTTVLIITHNQAIKSMANRVITLKDGKVESDFVNEHQTSAEGVEW